The Kaistia defluvii DNA window CGCCTGCTCGAACGGGATCGCGCGCTCAACGGCGGGATCATTGGCGGTCTTGATCGTCGACTGGACGGTGACGCCGGTATTGAGGAAGGCGTCGATGCGCTTGGTCTTCACCGCCGCGAGCAGCGAGGCGACGTCCGGCAGGGTGACAAGCTGGTCCTTGGAGACGCCGGCGGCCAGCGCGTGGTCGGCGATCGGGCCGCCGCCGGTCAGGTAGCCGAGCTTGATCGCCGGATCCTTGGCGATGTCGGCGTAGCTGTGAATGCCCTTCGGGTTGCCCGCGGCCACGATGATCCCGTCATTGACGAAATGCGTCGGCTCGGCGAAGGCGACCAGCTTGCAGCGGTCGGGGCGGATGTAGAGGTCGGAGGCGATGATGTCGAACCGGCGCGCCTGCAGGCCGGGGATCAGGGCGCCGAACTGGGTCGGCACGGCTTCGAGCTCGACCTTGCCGATCTTGGCGAGGACGGCGTTCAGCAGGTCCACCTCATAGCCGGTCAGCTTGCCGTTCGGCCCGGTGACGATGAAGGGTTCCTGCTCGGCAAAGCCGACGCGGACCGTCTTGCCCGCCTTGACGTCGTCGAGAAGGCCGGCGGATGCGCCGGAGAGAGAGGCGAGCAGAAGCGCTGCGCCGACGAGAGCCGATCTTATCATGCTGGTATGCTCCACACCGCCATCATTTGGGTCACACAACCATACAAATAGTACGAAATATCGGAAGAATGTATGTTTCAAATGTATGGCAAAGTGGCGACTTTTCGCCCCTCAATTCCGTCGAAGGGCGGAATGGAATTACTTCCCATTCGGATCGGTAGGCCTGTAGCTTGTGACAGGCGCGAACGCGGGATATCTGCAACGCCATACAAACGCGTGTCGCGGAGATGCACATGGGACGTTCCCCGTCGATCGGTCCTGGCAGTCCCCGATGGAGCCCGAGGCTGGAAGAAGCCTCGCCGTCCAAGCATCAGGGCATCTTCGACGCCCTTGTTGCTGATATCGCCAGCGGCCGGCTGCGGCCCGGCGATCGTCTGCCGCCGCAGCGCGCGGTCGCCGCCGCGCTGGGGGTGGACCTTACCACCGTCACCAAAGCCTATAGCCGCGCGCGCGAAGAGGGGATCATCGACGCCACGACGGGGAGGGGATCTTTCGTCGCGGGCGAGCCCCGTCCCGCCAGCACTCTCGCGGGTGTTGCGGCAGGGGCGATCGATCTCAGCAAGAATAGCCCGCCAAAGCCGCAGGATTTCCAGCGCGTTCTGGCGCGGGATATCGGCCAGGCCTTGTCCGGCAGCGACGAATCCCTGCTCGATTATCAGGAAACGGGCGGCAGTTGGACCAATCGCTCAGCAGGGGCGACGTGGCTCAGTCAGCGCGTCGACGGCTGCGCGCCGGACCGCGTGATTCTGGCCTCAGGGGCCCAGAGCGCCCTGTTCGCCATTTGCCATTTGCTGTGTCGCGCCTCCAGACATGTGGCAGTTGGAGAGTTCTGCTATCCGGGAATTCACACGGTCGCCGTCCAGCAGGACCTCGTGCTCGTTCCGCTGGCGATGGATGGCGAGGGCATCCTGCCGGCCGCGTTCGAGGACGCCTGCCGGCTTCAGTCGCTCGACGCGTTGTACATAACCCCGACTGCTGACAATCCGACGACGGCGAGTCTCTCTGAGCTACGCCGGCAGGAGATCGTCCGGATCGCCCGCAAGCACGCGGTTTCGATTATCGAGGATGATCCCTACGGCGCTTTGCTCGATACGCCACCCACGGCGATCGCTTCCCTTGGTCCGGACATCACCTGGCATATCGCGACCTTATCGAAATGCCTGACGCCGGCCCTGCGTTTTGGCTATGTCGCAGCGCCCTCGCCCAAACGGGCGCAGGAATTGGCGGCGACGCTGCAAGCCATGACGATGATGGCGTCGCCATTGCTGGC harbors:
- the ehuB gene encoding ectoine/hydroxyectoine ABC transporter substrate-binding protein EhuB yields the protein MIRSALVGAALLLASLSGASAGLLDDVKAGKTVRVGFAEQEPFIVTGPNGKLTGYEVDLLNAVLAKIGKVELEAVPTQFGALIPGLQARRFDIIASDLYIRPDRCKLVAFAEPTHFVNDGIIVAAGNPKGIHSYADIAKDPAIKLGYLTGGGPIADHALAAGVSKDQLVTLPDVASLLAAVKTKRIDAFLNTGVTVQSTIKTANDPAVERAIPFEQAIIDGRPAIGIGSYAFRLEDQPFVDEFNKHLAVILTSGEAAKIGEPYGFTAADIPDGTVKLAELCK
- a CDS encoding PLP-dependent aminotransferase family protein; the protein is MGRSPSIGPGSPRWSPRLEEASPSKHQGIFDALVADIASGRLRPGDRLPPQRAVAAALGVDLTTVTKAYSRAREEGIIDATTGRGSFVAGEPRPASTLAGVAAGAIDLSKNSPPKPQDFQRVLARDIGQALSGSDESLLDYQETGGSWTNRSAGATWLSQRVDGCAPDRVILASGAQSALFAICHLLCRASRHVAVGEFCYPGIHTVAVQQDLVLVPLAMDGEGILPAAFEDACRLQSLDALYITPTADNPTTASLSELRRQEIVRIARKHAVSIIEDDPYGALLDTPPTAIASLGPDITWHIATLSKCLTPALRFGYVAAPSPKRAQELAATLQAMTMMASPLLAGIATRWIRSGFLREMSAAIGAENVGRQELAASILSGMRLAANPSAPHLWTSLPKPWRAVDFVRQLEHRGVLIVAGSSFSVTSPSSEAVRISLGAAPDREVLETALQSIRSVLSQPPPDTRRAIV